The nucleotide window agctaatccgtgtcccttGAATCGTAGCCGCCCGTTTttattcatgtgggccccaccttgaacaTTGTGTGATTCCTTCTTGAAACTTGATCAAGGAATGGCGGCCAGGATGGAAAATCAAACGTTGGAAAAGTAATGCGCGTGAGCAAAGAATGGGATTCTTCAGGTGGATGTGGTTTCCATCGGAATCACGTTTCTACGGAGCTGTACAAGCAAACGCGGTCGGATTACCACAATTTCATTCTCGTGTCCTGAtttctagattttattttataatacCGTGGAAAGAGACGTGGACAACCGTCCATCCCCTTGGATTctcttgggagcggattaggtggtgttACCTCCACGTGGCCTCGTATCATTGTCATGACGATGTCTGTAAGAGACGAACTCGACCAGTGAAAGTTGATGGCCCACTCTGAAGGCTCATGCTCACCAATGAAGCGGTGCCACATCAGCATATAACACTTACGGCTCTATTCTAATCTAACTAGAGCTTTTCAAATAATagcttcttctgttttttttttctgttttagcTCTTATTTTAAATAAGCTAGCTTAGTAAAAtcgttttttttttgttaaaataaaaaataaaagagctCTTATTTTAAATAAGTGTATTTGGTAAAACTTTtaaataaaagatttttttttaattcaagtagtccatgtcatttttaaagataacaACAGTTTCATTTTTAAAGATGTCTGTAATAGAGGTGGTTGCTTTGGTGGATATCATTATAAATTGACTCGgttctaaattataaaataatagaCGGCTACAATCTTCATGTTTTAAGATATTTGGGCTGTCCATTgtggtggacattgaatgtgaatcatccatcttataaagcccacctttgatgtgaattttccatcatatgagccaaaccttcaaagtggttTATACATCATGCAAGTCTCGTCTTAGATGTAGACCATTTATtattaggggttgacctttgatgtggactgtctattatgtgtgtgtgtgtgttgccgGAGGGGGggcaccttgatgcatgttgtcATGGGAGAGTTTACATGTCACTCCAAGCCGACCCATGTTACACTCTGAGTAGTTGGGGTCAGCGAAACATTATGCAGTGTGGTGTAATCTCCTTCGAACCTGGAGTAAAGTGCGATCAGGTTTAGAATAGAAATATAATGTCGAGGTCTCCCTCCAAGTCTGGCGGAAGGGATACCATTGTGAGGACCAACCACTAGGACCGTTTCGAGGTAGACCTCAGAGCATCCCCAGTCCTCGGATCATTCCTAACAACGCGTCCATAGGATAATTGCTTAACCGCCCACACCTGCACGATAGGGCTGAAAGTGGGGCGAGTTGGgacgggttggtgctcaaccctaacccaacccaaggttcttatgcctcaaccctaacccaacccaacccaagctcaagttgggaattctcaacccaagcccaacccaagcgagtTTGGTCGGGTTGGCCGAGtttggtcgggtagatatatgctaatattttcattattacattagtctattatattttcaatacaagttttattttttttatacctATATTCATATCAATTATATATacagttatttatcataaagaacattttttctaaacaaacatgctaaaatataggacaactgctcctttaaaagtcgtattgtgtatcaagcaatctatttgggagagaaatccagtgtatcttgttagcttgagtcatcagaaatgatgtggaccaatgaaacgtAACGgcattggaattttctgtgccttCAGCATAGATGATTCACGCTCaattataaataatttataaggaacttatatattgatcgggttcaggttgggtcgggtaacccgagacctcaactcgagcccaacccaagttttattgggttggcgtttgtatggcccaagcccgagaccaaaccctatacatcctgcccaagcccaacccattgtcgggtcggtcgggttaaacccgcccaactttcagccctactgcaTGACATCCCCACGATCTCCATTCGCATGGCCTCCGTCGTTTACGGTTGAGGCCTAAGGAGGTGCCGAGAATAACAGGCACGTCTACTTTAGatgaaaggtataaataggagacaTATCTATTGGAACAGGTACACAATATCTCGCACCCTGAACCCACATTAcgctacttagacccagattctcaAAGGgtcctgctctagccagggtctcctttgtcttcctcTTGTTGCAGGGCCTAGGGTCTACTCCGAGTACTAAGAGCTCAGTGGATGGTGGTCCAGATTTTAACAATAACATTTTTGGCGTCATCTGAGGGAATTTCAAACAAAAAGTCTTTACCACTTTACCAGATATGGCTAAGGGGAAAAGTAGAGCACTTCCGGTGCAAGGAGCAAAGCCCGAGCCTGCTGGGCAACGGCAGTCCTCGTCAATACTCTATGCCGAATTGACTCCAACCGGACCGTCTCAACGGACTCGGAGCCGAGGAGGCAATTATCGGGCGATGCAGAACCAGATACAGGCGTTGGTTAACGAGGTTAACCAATTGAAGCAGGATCAGGCAATGGGACAACAACCGCTCTCCGACCGAGGAGAAGCTGTCCCAGTTGCGATAGAACAGCCGATTCCAGTGGACTCGTAGGCAGGAGCGTCTCGAACTGCATCAGCTCAGGCCCCAGCTCATACTCGGAACGCAGGGGCTCGAGTTCTGACCTATGTGTCTGAGACTTTAGCCCTTGCTCCAACCGATCTCCGCCATGAACTGGAGCAGAGGAGAAGAGGTAGGATACCTGAGGGTGAGGCTCCTCCCGAAACTGTTGTCGAGAATAGGGATCCATGGGAAGCCCAGCTTGACGAACTTCGTAACCAAATCAAGAGCATGCGACGAGAACGCCGGATGCAGACTCTAACTGCCGTGGAAGCAATGATGGAGGAGACCGCACCTCCATTCGCCAGTGAAATTATGAGCGTAGCAATGCCTTCGAGGTTTAGGATGCCCCCCATCATCCAGTATTCAGGATCTGGAGATTCGACGGAACACTTGGAATTTTATCACTCCTGGATGCAAATCCAGTCAGCATAAGAAGAAATGATGTGCAGAGCGTTCTTTATAACCCTTACGGGGGTTGCGAGAAGCTGGTATCAACAGCTCAAGCCGAGATCGATTGGCACGTTTGCCGAACTCAGCCGGGCTTTCCTGACACAATTCATTGTCGggaagaagagtcggaagccgtCAATTCATCTGCTCACCCTCAAACAAAAGAGCGGAGAATCATTGAAGGATTACATTTCTCGCTTCAATGAAGAAGTGTTGCATGTCGATGATTACTCTGACAAGATAACTCTGACCGCTATAATCAGCAGACTGAAGGACGAgagattcatttttttaattggaAAGAATCCCCTGACTACTCTGAGCGAACTCATAAGCCTAGCACAGAAGTACACGAACGCCAAGGAGTTCTTTAGTTCAAGGAAGAACGCTCATAGTTCAGAGCAGCCATCTAACGACAAGAAGTGCAAGGATGCGCCATCTCAACCGAGAATGAGTAGGAAGAAGACGGATGAAGAGTCGTCCCACAAGCATAGGCCCAGCAGGATGCCTGAGAGTCAGTTCAATTCATATACCCCTCTCAACACTTCCCGAGAGCAGATTTTGCTAGAGATCATAGACAAAAGGCTGCTACATTGTCCATGCTGCATGAGGACTGACGCAAGTCAACAAGATAAGTACAAGTATTGCCGCTTTCATCGCCACCACGGGCATAACACTGGTGACCGTATCGACCTAAAGGAGGACATTGAGGCCCTCACCTGCAAGGGGCATCTGCAACAGTATGTAAAGGAAGAAAAGCAGCCTCGGAAGGAGGAGTCATTGGCTCATGTAGCAGACAACACCATTGAAATCTGAAAAATATACGGAGGGCCATCCAGAGGTGGAGACTCAAATCAAGCCCGAAAGGCCCATGCTCGCAACACCGACCCCAAACACTATGTGTACCTCACGGGCAGACCAAGTAAAGAGCCTTGCTTGAGTCCGTGCACTTTGACCTTCACCGAAGGCAACGCAAGGGCGATTCAACACCCCATGATGATACGCTAGTAGCCGCGATGAATATAGCTAATCGGAAGGTGTATCGGATCCTGATTGACATTGGAAGCTCGGTCGATATATTATACTCGGAGGCATTTGACAGGATGAGTATCGATAGGTCACGACTCAAGCCTATTCGAACCCCGCTGCAtgggttggggggtgtgttaagactcaaatattgcataattttcgctatttatatcttggttttatgaacataaatcatcttaatattctattttactcatgtatgtgttgcaaggtgaatttaaaagcttggattgaaaaaggtgttaaaaagtaagaatttgatgctcaaattcaccaaggcaatggatggatcttaggagatcaagattgaagaattcacatgccaaagatccaagaaaaccaagcgaggaatgaagagaatcgaagatttgaagtgaagaatcctgaaatcgtcctaaaaagtgtattttgaagctgtgaagtttattttggaaaactgcgcagcaggaagtctgttttaaacgaactatgcagcgagaagtctattttgggaaaatacgtatatttgaggcgttttctagggttttcaactttgtacgaagtttggagttccctacttataaatagggcctcctagggcattctaaagcatcattagaagcattcaagagcaatatttagggaattttttaaagagtttttagttttattaaagctttataagttgtttctttccttttagatcttttttatttgcaatttttcttctttctttcttgttgctttttatttctgcaatttaattatgtttttctaagttccctctagcccaagctagaagggaagcacatgggtttaatatttctttaaattatgatgattgattgttttaatgatgagaataatggtgtatgcatattatctattatttaggttttgtttttatcctcttgtaagatccatatgtttccatcatatgagatttacattgatggataggcttaccctagattaatcagatttcctagataggagatgttctcaacttgttatatttctttgatattcattatcctatagatattgaatacttaaaatcactggtgcttgagaatatatgtcaatgatgcaaatctattattttctaatcttttatatcatttattaaaatatttaaagtgttttatttttcgattaggctgaccatagtgctagatcctagttgtgttatccaagtcatcatgattttggaacattaatctatgtgtggaactttgaagcttgggtgtttttttattcaattgaattacatccattcaaaaatccaaaaatcaaatcatcagtttagtttttattacttagtttgttttgcatttgatttttccttctcacaatttatctccctgtgggatcgaccctatattcatgggatactacttataaacctctgcacttagaggcaaacaatcaagttttgggcgccgttgccggggagagactgagatagatcagatctgtgcaagatagccaaggtaagttttcttctaaaccctccagattttccatagatttttttatttttttatttttattttttattttttcttttctttttctttgaaaataaattcagttgggtctttcaagcactaactatgacataaggttgccccgcttgggattttatcacccaagtgctatggttgtcctatagttgctgtttgatcacaaagatcatccgtgaatctattttccatattagcatagtttaatttctgcattagttttacttttatttatttatttatttttttattttgctttgtggattgaaccctcatggtcggctctgcccgggttgttgatttattttgctttgtggatgaaccctcatggtcggctcgcccctgggttgttgatttattttgctttgtggtgaaccctcatggtcggctcgccacctgggttgttgatttattttgctttgtggatgaaccctcatggtcggctcggccactgggttgttgatttaagtttttatttttattttaagtatcatacttgcgatttgaattagtggtatttgttgtgtggtgtggatggtttatgtcccgttggagtagggatcaaaacaatcgactctcctataaaggggactagttccaggccttgatcattcacttagaagaggcactcaatatcacttggattccatggcagacccaattgataatccaaatccaaatctgccaaatccaactataaatcaaaataatcctcctcttgaggatgaaaatgaagttcataggaatgtgttaaaccaaccacggactttacgtgaacatttacaccctgagagatcaactttaccatcttgtatagtgttccctgctcacacagggaacattgattttaaaccaggtgtgattcaattaattcctaaatttcatggcttagattctgaaagcccctacttgcacctcaaggactttgaggaagtaattgcaacgttacaagtaaacaatggcaatagggatgtacttaagcttaggttattctcattttctctaaaggatcgggccaaagcatggctcaactctctaagacctaataccatcacttcatggcaagccttaagtagagagtttttgaaaaagttctttcccgagcacaaaacaaatgcactaaaacaagaaatcatgtcattctcccaaaaggggaatgaactattttttcaagcttgggagcgcttcaaagacattctaattacttgtccacatcatggttatgaaccatggcacgtgattgatgctttccgaaaggggctcaccatggatacccg belongs to Magnolia sinica isolate HGM2019 chromosome 8, MsV1, whole genome shotgun sequence and includes:
- the LOC131254132 gene encoding uncharacterized protein LOC131254132 yields the protein MMCRAFFITLTGVARSWYQQLKPRSIGTFAELSRAFLTQFIVGKKSRKPSIHLLTLKQKSGESLKDYISRFNEEVLHVDDYSDKITLTAIISRLKDERFIFLIGKNPLTTLSELISLAQKYTNAKEFFSSRKNAHSSEQPSNDKKCKDAPSQPRMSRKKTDEESSHKHRPSRMPESQFNSYTPLNTSREQILLEIIDKRLLHCPCCMRTDASQQDKYKYCRFHRHHGHNTGDRIDLKEDIEALTCKGHLQQYVKEEKQPRKEESLAHVADNTIEI